One window from the genome of Eucalyptus grandis isolate ANBG69807.140 chromosome 7, ASM1654582v1, whole genome shotgun sequence encodes:
- the LOC120295510 gene encoding vesicle-associated membrane protein 722-like, whose product MQYCMDHPEEISKFAKVTAQVSEVKGVMMEYIEKVLDRGEKVELLLDKTENLRSQAQDFRQQATRIRRKMWLQNMKIKPIVLGIVVALILIILMSIICGAFRCGGK is encoded by the exons ATGCAGTACTGCATGGATCATCCCGAAGAGATCAGCAAATTCGCCAAAGTGACAGCTCAGGTATCAGAAGTGAAGGGAGTCATGATGGAGTATATAGAAAAG GTTCTGGATCGAGGTGAGAAGGTTGAGCTTCTGCTCGACAAGACGGAGAATCTTCGATCTCAG GCGCAAGATTTCCGGCAGCAAGCGACCCGAATCAGAAGGAAGATGTGGCTACAGAACATGAAAATAAAGCCGATAGTTCTCGGCATTGTCGTCGCTTTGATTCTGATCATACTCATGTCCATCATTTGTGGTGCCTTCAGGTGTGGTGGCAAATAA
- the LOC120295833 gene encoding putative vesicle-associated membrane protein 726 translates to MGRESLIYSFVARGTAVLAEYAEFGGKFASIALQCLQKLPPSTDHFTYTCDGHAFSYLVDSGFTYCIVAVESISRQIPMAFLERIKDEFTNRYGGGKTATAVAHSLDREFG, encoded by the exons ATGGGTCGCGAATCGCTGATCTACAGCTTCGTGGCACGAGGCACCGCGGTGTTAGCAGAGTACGCTGAGTTCGGCGGGAAGTTCGCCAGCATCGCCTTGCAGTGCCTCCAGAAGCTCCCTCCCAGCACCGACCACTTCACTTACACCTGCGATGGCCACGCATTCAGCTACCTCGTCGACAGCGGCTTCA CATACTGCATCGTGGCAGTTGAGTCCATCAGTCGTCAGATTCCGATGGCCTTTCTCGAGAGAATCAAGGATGAGTTTACTAACAGATATGGCGGAGGAAAAACCGCGACCGCAGTGGCGCATAGCTTGGACAGAGAATTCGGGTAA
- the LOC104452711 gene encoding LOW QUALITY PROTEIN: cytochrome P450 72A15 (The sequence of the model RefSeq protein was modified relative to this genomic sequence to represent the inferred CDS: inserted 3 bases in 2 codons), translated as MELSSAYSIVLSLVLITFLTCAWKLLCLFWLKPRKLERCLRQQGLNGTSYRLSFQDLRDNMRMSKQAQSQTITPFSNDIAPRLLPFFHRSIKKYGKLCFTWFGPTPVLTIMDSDMLKQIFSRINEFEKPHPKATEDLLVSGLIMIEGEKWVKHRKIINPAFHYEKLKYVVTATLSSCEEMIRGWEKQSLAGEVDVWPDLQHLTGDVLCRAAFGVTYDQVMSILPLQQEQIALTSKILQLVFIPGWSLLPTKLRKRMKEINRKVEGLLEDIVTKXERAMEEGRADDDDLLGLLLKSNMKEIQESVDQKGMSMEDVIGECKAFNLAGQETTSVLITWTLILLSKHQKWQDRAREEVRQVFGNNKPDFDSLSQLKIVSMILNEVLRLYPPGFMMMRTVQKTTKLGDIQVPPGVVLFVPIILIHHDPEIWGDDAKEFNPERFSXGVSKATKNKLCFLPFGWGPRNCIGQNFSFAEAKVALTLILQNFSVQLSPSYKHAPIPTVTTHPQYGVPLTLTRIGSLDRI; from the exons ATGGAACTGTCCTCAGCATATTCAATCGTTCTCTCCCTTGTTCTGATCACCTTCTTGACTTGTGCATGGAAATTACTGTGTTTGTTTTGGCTGAAGCCGAGGAAGCTAGAAAGATGTCTGAGACAGCAAGGTCTAAATGGAACCTCTTACAGGCTATCGTTTCAAGACCTGAGAGACAACATGAGAATGAGCAAGCAAGCTCAATCTCAAACAATTACTCCTTTCTCAAATGACATCGCACCTCGCTTGCTCCCTTTCTTTCATCGCTCCATCAAGAAATACG GGAAGCTTTGCTTTACATGGTTTGGGCCAACGCCTGTATTGACAATCATGGACTCAGACATGTTGAAACAAATATTTTCACGGATCAATGAGTTCGAAAAGCCACATCCCAAGGCCACGGAAGATCTCTTAGTATCAGGGCTCATCATGATTGAGGGTGAGAAATGGGTCAAACATAGAAAGATCATCAACCCGGCTTTTCACTATGAGAAGTTGAAG TATGTAGTGACTGCAACATTGTCAAGTTGCGAGGAGATGATTAGGGGATGGGAGAAGCAAAGTTTGGCGGGCGAAGTAGATGTTTGGCCTGACCTTCAGCATTTGACAGGTGATGTACTCTGTAGAGCTGCTTTCGGTGTAACCTACGACCAAGTCATGAGTATCCTCCCCCTTCAACAAGAACAAATTGCCCTCACTAGCAAGATTCTTCAGCTCGTGTTTATTCCCGGGTGGAG cCTCTTGCCTACCAAACTGCGGAAGAGGATGAAAGAAATCAACCGCAAAGTAGAAGGATTGTTGGAAGACATAGTGACCAA AGAGAGGGCAATGGAGGAAGGAAGAGCAGATGACGATGATCTCTTGGGACTGTTGCTAAAATCAAACATGAAAGAAATTCAGGAGTCCGTGGATCAAAAGGGCATGAGCATGGAGGATGTGATTGGAGAGTGTAAAGCATTCAACTTAGCAGGTCAAGAGACAACTTCTGTTTTGATTACTTGGACTCTGATTTTGTTAAGCAAGCACCAGAAATGGCAAGACAGAGCAAGAGAGGAAGTCCGGCAAGTTTTCGGCAACAACAAACCTGACTTTGATTCATTGAGCCAGTTAAAAATT GTAAGCATGATACTGAATGAGGTGCTCAGGTTGTATCCGCCTGGATTTATGATGATGAGAACAGTTCAAAAGACAACCAAGTTGGGAGATATACAAGTACCTCCAGGAGTTGTGCTTTTTGTGCCGATTATCCTGATCCACCATGATCCAGAGATTTGGGGTGATGATGCCAAAGAGTTCAATCCAGAGAGATTCT GAGGAGTCTCAAAAGCAACCAAGAACAAGCTCTGCTTTCTCCCTTTCGGTTGGGGTCCAAGAAATTGCATTGGCCAAAACTTTTCTTTCGCTGAAGCCAAAGTTGCTCTGACTTTGATTTTGCAGAATTTCTCAGTGCAGCTATCTCCTTCTTACAAGCATGCCCCTATTCCTACGGTCACTACTCATCCCCAGTATGGAGTCCCCTTGACCTTGACTAGAATCGGATCGTTGGATCGTATTTAA